The following are encoded together in the Pelagicoccus enzymogenes genome:
- a CDS encoding CRTAC1 family protein: MKSTLSAILLASSFTPLFSSASDFKLSEADRDRIAQIQIERQPIADQGDGTFEDVTHEAGLLSFHPTQTGVFADFNQDGWLDLFIGNETTPGDRHQSELYLNNGDGTFRDVSEQSGISATAWIKGATAADYDNDGDADLYLSALGQPNLLYRNDGPQADSDCFFTEVAAQAGVNEPIHSFPCWFWDYDNDGWEDLFVAGFKIGTVGDVAASFLGLPHEIVPPKLYLNNRDGTFRDVSSTSGLERCWVPMGANFGDLDNDGYLDFYAGTGDTPMNTILPNKMYRNAEGNGFQDVTSAGGFGHLQKGHAVSFGDYDNDGDQDVHIVMGGAYSGDRYMNALFQNPGHGNQYLILRLEGSESPRDATGTRIKVVTISPNGTERSLHRTVGTGGSFGCNPFRVGIGLSDAKSIVQVEIHWTSGAYQVFTQLSPKRFYKLKEGDPLATPITLPQLTPTRQIHQPHIH, from the coding sequence ATGAAATCCACTCTCTCCGCAATCCTTCTCGCTTCATCATTCACCCCTCTGTTCAGCTCAGCCTCGGATTTCAAATTATCCGAAGCCGATCGCGACCGCATCGCCCAAATCCAAATCGAGCGTCAACCCATCGCAGACCAAGGCGATGGAACCTTTGAAGATGTCACCCATGAAGCAGGCCTTCTTAGTTTTCACCCCACTCAAACAGGCGTCTTTGCTGACTTCAATCAAGACGGCTGGCTCGATTTGTTCATTGGAAACGAAACCACACCCGGCGACCGGCACCAAAGCGAACTGTATCTAAATAATGGGGATGGGACTTTCCGAGACGTTTCAGAACAATCGGGTATTTCCGCCACCGCGTGGATCAAAGGAGCAACCGCTGCCGACTATGACAACGATGGCGACGCAGACCTCTACCTATCCGCCCTCGGTCAGCCAAATTTGCTCTACCGCAACGACGGACCGCAGGCCGATAGCGACTGCTTCTTCACCGAGGTCGCCGCACAGGCGGGAGTAAATGAACCTATACACTCCTTTCCCTGTTGGTTCTGGGACTACGACAACGACGGCTGGGAAGACCTCTTTGTGGCGGGGTTCAAAATCGGCACCGTTGGCGACGTAGCAGCATCCTTCCTCGGCCTGCCCCATGAAATCGTTCCGCCAAAACTCTACCTTAACAACCGCGACGGTACCTTCAGGGACGTCTCCTCGACTTCTGGACTCGAACGGTGCTGGGTCCCCATGGGAGCAAACTTCGGGGACCTCGACAACGACGGCTATCTGGACTTCTACGCCGGCACTGGCGACACGCCGATGAATACTATCTTGCCCAACAAAATGTATCGAAACGCGGAAGGCAATGGGTTCCAGGACGTCACAAGCGCTGGCGGCTTCGGACACTTGCAAAAGGGCCATGCTGTCTCTTTTGGCGACTACGACAACGATGGGGACCAAGATGTACACATCGTCATGGGAGGCGCGTATTCGGGCGATAGATACATGAATGCTCTTTTCCAGAATCCAGGTCATGGCAACCAATACCTGATACTGCGACTGGAGGGATCCGAGTCTCCTCGAGACGCTACCGGAACGAGAATCAAGGTCGTTACAATCTCACCCAACGGGACTGAACGTTCATTGCACAGAACAGTTGGCACCGGAGGGAGTTTCGGATGCAATCCCTTCAGAGTCGGAATTGGTCTGAGCGATGCAAAGTCCATCGTACAGGTCGAGATACACTGGACTAGCGGAGCGTACCAAGTTTTCACCCAGCTATCGCCCAAGCGTTTCTACAAACTGAAAGAAGGTGACCCATTAGCCACTCCAATTACCCTGCCTCAGTTGACACCAACACGACAAATACACCAGCCGCACATCCACTAG
- a CDS encoding family 43 glycosylhydrolase: protein MRATPLLLVLLCLSSLYAKPIPAPELNLDREQRTSLVKSHERAFQALAEKIRDPYITLGPDGMYYLTGTTAGSHWGDTIGIQLWRSKDLVDWDDMGYVWNLYKDGAEQDAWHLNQPVKNPQFKNPYALWAPEIHYKKGTWWIATCLNVSGHGLLRSVSGRPEGPYEAMPRIGEKGIDSHLFEDSDGTTYYLYQANKLARMEPNMGGLAEDFVDLQHDGNHPLGYEGVYMMKLDDKYLFIASGRYGYEPTNSYDLYYAVSKNLYGPYGPRRMALKNAGHGNLFQDKQGRWWSTAFDHEFTDLWSLWLVPIDVEITEEDILISSKDPRFQPSEEDQAFIRQLAVDGVPAQWEGKAPWWLP, encoded by the coding sequence ATGAGAGCCACCCCCTTACTTTTGGTACTGCTTTGCCTTTCTTCCCTCTATGCAAAGCCGATTCCTGCCCCTGAACTCAATCTTGACCGCGAACAGCGCACCTCGCTCGTCAAGAGCCACGAACGAGCCTTCCAAGCCCTCGCCGAAAAGATCCGCGACCCCTACATCACGCTCGGTCCTGACGGCATGTATTACCTGACCGGCACCACCGCTGGTAGTCATTGGGGGGATACGATCGGCATTCAGCTTTGGCGAAGCAAGGATCTCGTGGACTGGGACGATATGGGATACGTTTGGAACCTCTACAAAGATGGGGCAGAACAAGACGCTTGGCACCTAAATCAACCCGTCAAAAACCCTCAGTTCAAAAACCCTTACGCCCTTTGGGCTCCAGAAATCCACTACAAAAAAGGAACATGGTGGATCGCCACCTGCCTCAACGTGAGCGGACACGGCTTGCTGCGCAGCGTCAGCGGTCGCCCGGAAGGCCCCTACGAAGCGATGCCTCGCATCGGAGAGAAAGGCATCGACTCCCATCTTTTCGAAGACAGCGACGGGACTACCTACTATCTCTATCAAGCCAACAAACTCGCCCGCATGGAGCCAAATATGGGCGGACTTGCCGAAGACTTCGTGGATCTTCAGCACGATGGTAACCATCCCCTCGGCTATGAAGGCGTTTACATGATGAAGCTAGACGACAAATACCTCTTCATCGCCTCCGGCCGCTACGGCTACGAGCCCACCAACTCCTACGACCTTTACTACGCCGTATCCAAAAACCTATACGGTCCCTATGGACCTCGCCGTATGGCTCTCAAAAACGCTGGCCACGGCAACCTTTTCCAAGACAAGCAGGGGCGTTGGTGGAGCACCGCTTTCGACCACGAGTTCACGGACCTTTGGAGCCTTTGGCTCGTCCCCATCGATGTCGAGATCACGGAAGAAGACATTCTCATTAGCTCCAAGGACCCACGCTTCCAGCCTAGCGAGGAGGATCAAGCCTTTATACGCCAATTGGCAGTCGATGGCGTACCCGCGCAGTGGGAAGGCAAAGCCCCTTGGTGGCTGCCTTGA
- a CDS encoding alkaline phosphatase PhoX produces MKSTFNLLSSGVLKAASAASILALGHSAYAGGSDTWFIPLTESAPVTNPNSPEELAAPWVTPAGIMQKNIVSLREIEDQVLSPGQSIIRVPGLASNASMIDMMAFDDSGEYLFLPHETLVGAGVTRYDFTMDEAHVLFQGDMNGAQGDWSNDWGAFDPSRWTPNGTLWLAEEWSGEGRVIEVLNPLAAPEDIEIRELHSIANVSHEGINFSEKFLRPIYYIDENNSGSVYRFMRTNPKDYTKGQTFVLVVDDFAGDASRNWNDAANAGQPRTGLGRWVPITDWYGNTLPGITNPFEVTEGDNRPGRTAADDIGGTPYGRPEDMEVSRLRNNNEVIYFTATSEASVYSVEMIGGNRVKVGVLVDGNTPKNLGFPGTTGVLNSPDNLAQDALGNIYVIEDAPNGSSTGGDIWFVRDRDNDGVAESLDHFMSIRADGCEATGMIFNPVNPTQFVVAVQHPDSTNLSNVQDGLGDSVWSFDISYVDNQRFVNELKRKLK; encoded by the coding sequence ATGAAATCCACATTCAACCTGCTTAGCAGTGGCGTTCTCAAAGCCGCTTCTGCCGCATCTATCCTGGCTCTTGGCCATTCCGCTTATGCTGGCGGATCCGACACTTGGTTCATCCCTTTGACTGAGTCTGCTCCGGTTACCAATCCCAATTCTCCAGAGGAGCTTGCAGCTCCTTGGGTGACCCCTGCGGGTATCATGCAGAAAAACATCGTTAGTCTTCGTGAAATCGAAGACCAGGTTCTGAGCCCCGGGCAATCCATCATCCGCGTGCCCGGACTGGCGAGCAACGCCTCGATGATCGATATGATGGCCTTTGACGACTCCGGGGAGTATCTTTTCCTTCCTCATGAAACCTTGGTTGGCGCTGGTGTTACGCGCTACGATTTCACGATGGACGAGGCTCACGTTCTCTTCCAGGGCGACATGAACGGCGCCCAAGGTGACTGGTCGAACGATTGGGGCGCATTCGACCCTTCACGTTGGACTCCCAACGGCACGCTTTGGCTTGCCGAGGAATGGTCCGGTGAAGGTCGCGTTATTGAGGTACTGAACCCGCTGGCTGCGCCGGAGGACATCGAGATCCGCGAATTGCATAGTATCGCTAACGTCTCTCACGAAGGTATCAATTTCAGCGAAAAGTTCCTCCGTCCGATCTATTATATAGACGAAAACAATTCGGGCTCGGTCTATCGTTTCATGAGAACGAATCCTAAGGATTACACGAAGGGGCAGACTTTTGTACTCGTGGTAGACGACTTTGCGGGCGATGCTTCCCGTAATTGGAACGATGCGGCCAATGCTGGCCAGCCTCGTACCGGTTTGGGCAGATGGGTACCGATCACCGATTGGTACGGAAACACGCTTCCTGGAATCACCAATCCGTTTGAAGTTACCGAAGGCGACAACCGTCCCGGTCGCACTGCTGCCGACGATATTGGAGGAACTCCTTACGGTCGTCCGGAAGACATGGAAGTTAGCCGTCTTCGTAACAACAATGAAGTGATCTACTTCACGGCGACCTCGGAAGCCTCCGTATACAGCGTTGAGATGATCGGCGGAAATCGCGTCAAGGTAGGTGTCTTGGTCGATGGCAATACTCCTAAAAACCTCGGTTTCCCGGGAACGACGGGCGTACTGAACTCTCCGGACAACCTCGCGCAGGATGCCTTGGGCAACATCTACGTCATCGAAGACGCTCCTAACGGTTCCTCGACCGGTGGAGACATCTGGTTCGTCCGCGACCGCGACAACGACGGTGTCGCTGAGTCCCTTGACCATTTCATGAGCATTCGCGCGGACGGTTGCGAAGCGACGGGTATGATCTTCAACCCAGTCAACCCAACCCAGTTCGTGGTCGCGGTTCAGCATCCTGACAGCACGAACTTGTCCAACGTTCAAGACGGTCTGGGCGACTCTGTGTGGAGCTTCGACATCTCCTACGTGGACAACCAACGTTTCGTTAACGAGCTCAAGAGAAAGCTCAAGTAA
- a CDS encoding alpha/beta hydrolase produces MIRFTLGLITCLPFLAVAQTDYVNIPAPERSKEAYLRQPGDYPPSIHSQENRETPRGSIEVFDWNDSEVYPTTTRQYWIYTPAQYDPSSPTPAIVFQDGHSFIREDRNLRANLVMDSLIHQGLMPPTIGIFVNPGQRPPLPDEGKAPPNPNLPLNRRIEYDSTNTDYAKFLLNEIIPAVRAQRNLSSDPSDWAIVGNSSGGMAAFKVAWQHPDVFGKVMVHNGSFVDLLGGHVVPDWVRKSEPKPLRISLTSGPFDLLNEYGSWWDANRELASELAAKGYDLRAFWGDSAHNPTFAGATLSETLRWIWRDHPYVLSQSISARSPSETVFVQIPAPAMPQSYEKKPAAYSRAPGDYPIALEARKVPSTPAGTFKPYSIAESSIYPGATQEAWLYVPDQYDAKQGAGLAVFMDGRGFCSEKSRFQAPTVFDNLIAAGDMPPTIALFIEAGDYPAEQRPFPRPISPKPKQASNRRVEYDSIDDRFSRFLTEEVMPQIAAKFSLSTDPKRHVLIGNSSGGSCAFTAAWHRPDVFGNVVSHIGSFTAIRGAHHYPQIIRDSEPRPLRIFLLSGVNDQISVFGDWWQANLSLARELEAKRYDLKTVWGDGGHDSRHAAAVFPETLRWIFRDWK; encoded by the coding sequence ATGATTCGTTTTACCCTCGGCCTTATTACTTGTCTCCCCTTCCTCGCAGTCGCTCAAACAGACTACGTCAACATACCCGCTCCCGAGCGCAGTAAAGAAGCCTACCTCCGGCAGCCTGGCGACTATCCGCCTAGCATCCACAGCCAAGAAAACCGGGAGACCCCCCGGGGCTCGATCGAGGTCTTCGACTGGAACGACAGCGAAGTCTACCCCACCACCACGCGCCAGTACTGGATCTACACACCCGCTCAATACGATCCAAGCTCCCCAACTCCCGCGATCGTTTTCCAAGACGGCCATTCCTTCATTCGAGAGGACCGCAACTTGAGGGCAAACCTCGTCATGGATTCGCTGATACACCAGGGGCTCATGCCGCCCACCATCGGCATATTCGTCAATCCTGGACAACGCCCGCCCCTTCCCGACGAAGGCAAGGCCCCGCCAAATCCCAACCTCCCGCTCAATCGCCGCATCGAGTACGATAGCACCAACACCGACTACGCGAAATTCCTGCTCAACGAAATCATCCCAGCTGTCAGAGCCCAACGAAACCTCAGCTCCGATCCTAGCGATTGGGCGATCGTCGGCAATAGCTCAGGCGGGATGGCCGCCTTCAAAGTCGCGTGGCAACACCCTGACGTTTTTGGCAAAGTCATGGTACACAATGGCAGCTTTGTCGATTTGCTGGGCGGTCACGTAGTGCCCGACTGGGTACGCAAGTCCGAGCCCAAGCCACTGCGCATTTCCCTCACCAGCGGTCCCTTCGACCTTCTAAACGAATACGGCAGCTGGTGGGACGCCAACCGCGAATTGGCCAGCGAGCTCGCGGCCAAAGGCTACGATCTGCGAGCCTTCTGGGGCGACTCCGCGCATAATCCGACTTTTGCAGGCGCCACGCTCTCAGAGACGTTACGCTGGATCTGGCGGGACCACCCCTACGTCTTGAGCCAAAGCATCTCCGCCCGATCTCCCTCAGAGACCGTATTCGTGCAGATCCCAGCTCCGGCGATGCCTCAGAGCTACGAGAAAAAGCCCGCGGCGTACTCTCGCGCTCCGGGCGACTATCCGATCGCGCTCGAGGCCCGCAAAGTCCCCTCGACGCCAGCCGGCACGTTCAAACCGTACAGCATCGCGGAGAGCTCCATCTACCCAGGCGCCACGCAAGAAGCTTGGCTGTATGTACCTGACCAATACGATGCGAAACAAGGAGCCGGACTTGCCGTCTTCATGGACGGTCGCGGCTTTTGCAGCGAAAAGAGCCGCTTCCAGGCTCCCACCGTATTCGACAACCTAATCGCTGCCGGCGACATGCCACCGACGATCGCCCTCTTCATCGAAGCGGGCGACTACCCCGCTGAGCAAAGACCTTTCCCTCGCCCCATCAGTCCCAAACCCAAGCAAGCTTCCAACCGCCGCGTCGAGTACGACTCCATCGATGACCGATTTTCCCGTTTCCTGACCGAAGAGGTTATGCCGCAGATCGCAGCAAAATTCTCGCTCTCAACCGACCCGAAACGCCATGTCCTCATCGGCAACAGCTCCGGGGGATCCTGCGCTTTCACCGCCGCCTGGCATCGCCCGGACGTATTTGGGAACGTAGTCAGCCATATCGGCAGCTTTACCGCCATTCGCGGAGCCCATCACTATCCGCAAATTATACGCGATTCCGAGCCACGACCCCTGCGCATTTTCCTGCTTAGCGGGGTCAACGACCAGATCAGCGTCTTCGGAGATTGGTGGCAGGCGAACCTCAGCCTTGCCCGCGAACTCGAAGCCAAACGCTACGATCTGAAGACAGTCTGGGGAGACGGCGGCCACGACTCCCGCCACGCAGCGGCTGTCTTCCCCGAAACCCTCCGCTGGATCTTCCGCGACTGGAAATAA
- a CDS encoding sulfatase family protein, with translation MPPKYLLLALLPLLFASCSPSKTPSAPPNIVIIFLDDAGWADFQPFGKELAYPTPHVDQLAREGRTFTQFYVPQAVCSASRAALLSGSYPERVKVFGAHAPRERGLEPSFPILPEVLGRHGYATALFGKWHLGDHEDTRPHARGFQETAGLMYSNDMWSLHPSNPEFWGKYPLQYWENGEVTDPEITPEDQKQLTKGYTERAVSFIQRHADQPFFLYVPHSMPHTPLYASDSFEGKSGAGLYGDVIMELDWSVGQINQALKDNDLEENTIVIFTSDNGPWLTFGEHAGKTPFREGKRTSFDGGTRSALVVKFPGQIPANSQSAQTFCSIDLLPTLCQRIGIDTAKMEIDGKDQWPILSGDGKAGNGHDYYAFTTVKRLEAIMSGDGRWKLHLPHGYHTVVEPGVDGQFGKSENRQIELSLFDLKNDPFETKNIIAEHPEIAKRLQAYANAHRAHFFEAQP, from the coding sequence ATGCCCCCCAAATACCTCCTCCTCGCCCTGCTGCCGCTTCTTTTCGCATCCTGCTCACCGAGCAAAACCCCTTCCGCTCCACCCAACATCGTCATCATCTTTCTCGACGACGCTGGCTGGGCCGACTTCCAGCCCTTCGGCAAGGAGCTCGCCTACCCAACGCCTCATGTCGACCAACTGGCACGCGAAGGGCGCACCTTCACTCAGTTCTACGTCCCGCAAGCGGTTTGCTCCGCCTCTCGAGCCGCTCTGCTAAGCGGCAGCTACCCCGAGCGGGTAAAAGTGTTCGGCGCCCACGCGCCACGCGAGCGCGGACTGGAACCTAGCTTTCCCATCCTCCCAGAAGTCCTCGGTCGACACGGGTACGCCACCGCCCTTTTCGGAAAGTGGCACCTCGGCGACCATGAAGACACCCGCCCGCATGCCCGCGGCTTCCAGGAGACAGCCGGCCTGATGTACTCCAACGACATGTGGAGCCTCCACCCAAGCAATCCCGAGTTCTGGGGCAAGTATCCGCTGCAGTATTGGGAAAACGGAGAGGTGACCGATCCCGAAATCACACCGGAGGATCAAAAGCAACTCACCAAAGGCTATACGGAGCGGGCTGTATCCTTCATTCAACGACACGCCGACCAACCGTTTTTCCTCTACGTTCCGCACTCCATGCCCCACACGCCGCTCTACGCCAGCGATTCGTTCGAGGGCAAGTCCGGAGCCGGTCTCTACGGCGACGTCATTATGGAACTCGACTGGTCCGTCGGGCAAATCAACCAAGCTCTCAAGGACAATGACCTGGAAGAAAATACCATCGTAATCTTCACCTCAGACAACGGCCCCTGGCTCACCTTCGGCGAACACGCCGGCAAGACGCCCTTTCGCGAAGGCAAGCGAACCAGCTTCGACGGAGGCACTCGCTCCGCGCTCGTAGTTAAATTCCCAGGACAGATACCTGCGAACTCCCAGTCCGCCCAAACCTTCTGTTCCATCGACTTGCTGCCAACGCTTTGCCAACGAATCGGCATAGATACCGCAAAAATGGAAATCGACGGCAAGGATCAATGGCCGATCTTAAGCGGAGACGGAAAAGCAGGCAATGGCCACGACTACTACGCCTTCACCACCGTCAAGCGCCTCGAGGCCATCATGAGCGGCGACGGCCGCTGGAAGCTCCATTTGCCGCACGGCTACCACACCGTCGTGGAGCCCGGCGTGGATGGACAATTCGGAAAGTCGGAAAACCGCCAGATAGAGCTGTCCTTGTTCGACCTGAAAAACGATCCCTTCGAGACAAAAAACATCATCGCCGAGCATCCGGAGATCGCCAAGAGACTCCAAGCCTACGCGAACGCCCATCGCGCCCATTTCTTCGAGGCCCAGCCTTGA
- a CDS encoding tetratricopeptide repeat protein, with protein MRLRAGLWGMLAILSIGTEGADAADVESRIGTLADAQMADLLGKHDEEELTKYQRVLGQARKAIAQGEHRKAFGLLDEARKIEPHSAAAYIVYAKLHLAREEYASAEGAAQHAVQVAPENAGAWFQHSKIQALKGETDLAVRAAREAVKYSVDPRWDYQKWLGELLLQSGKVEEAERRLAAAAASLSNALETLETGIHLEESKREVVGIHEETELVTSIGGSVTERPVTRLEKQYKDAPEEWYQMQRLFTEQMGEVCFSRFDALLSLGRLEEAAGLLPQVFQRDADYRGSARYAFAVRDFAEVLQGLEAAHGFWSNASDSELATYVVALASSVDEKRLERSGKRLRRAISRSDSPWLLALLHYMKSYAPELKTLPSRATELAGADQALLEFYRAQFHFAQGYEELAWPQLELAVASGLLEGFELKVATVQLGLRE; from the coding sequence ATGAGATTGCGAGCCGGGCTTTGGGGAATGTTGGCGATTCTTTCGATAGGGACCGAGGGCGCGGACGCAGCGGATGTGGAGAGCAGGATAGGGACGCTGGCCGATGCCCAAATGGCAGATCTGCTGGGCAAGCACGATGAGGAGGAGCTTACCAAGTACCAGCGCGTTTTGGGGCAGGCTCGAAAAGCGATCGCGCAAGGCGAGCACCGCAAAGCGTTTGGTCTGTTGGACGAGGCCCGGAAGATCGAACCGCATTCGGCTGCTGCGTACATCGTTTACGCCAAATTGCATTTAGCGCGTGAGGAGTACGCATCGGCGGAAGGGGCTGCCCAGCACGCGGTGCAAGTGGCTCCGGAGAATGCAGGAGCATGGTTTCAGCACTCGAAGATACAGGCGTTGAAAGGCGAAACGGACCTAGCAGTGCGAGCGGCTCGCGAGGCGGTGAAGTACAGTGTCGATCCGCGTTGGGACTACCAGAAGTGGTTGGGGGAGCTGCTTCTGCAGTCGGGCAAGGTTGAGGAGGCGGAACGACGTCTGGCTGCTGCGGCGGCCTCGCTCTCGAACGCTCTGGAAACCTTGGAGACGGGGATCCATTTGGAGGAGAGCAAGCGCGAGGTGGTAGGGATCCATGAAGAGACCGAACTGGTGACAAGCATCGGCGGATCGGTGACGGAGCGGCCCGTCACGCGACTGGAAAAGCAGTACAAGGATGCTCCCGAGGAGTGGTACCAGATGCAGCGGCTGTTTACCGAACAGATGGGGGAGGTCTGCTTTTCCCGTTTCGACGCATTGTTGTCGCTCGGCAGGCTAGAGGAAGCGGCTGGCTTGTTGCCGCAGGTTTTCCAGAGGGATGCGGACTATCGCGGCAGCGCCCGCTATGCCTTCGCGGTGAGGGACTTTGCGGAGGTGTTGCAGGGGCTTGAGGCAGCTCATGGGTTTTGGTCCAATGCGAGCGATTCCGAGTTGGCGACTTACGTGGTCGCCTTGGCCAGCAGCGTTGACGAGAAACGTTTGGAGCGTTCGGGCAAGCGTCTCAGGAGGGCGATCAGCCGTAGCGATTCGCCGTGGCTGCTCGCCTTGTTGCATTACATGAAGTCCTACGCTCCAGAGCTCAAGACGCTGCCTTCTCGGGCAACGGAGTTGGCCGGAGCGGATCAAGCATTGTTGGAATTCTATAGGGCGCAGTTTCATTTTGCCCAAGGGTACGAAGAGCTCGCATGGCCGCAGTTGGAGCTGGCGGTCGCTAGTGGTTTACTGGAAGGCTTCGAGCTCAAGGTGGCGACGGTTCAGCTTGGACTGAGGGAGTGA
- a CDS encoding tetratricopeptide repeat protein gives MLRPVGLALFCTAIASLCPASEGEPSFAEDIAPILYRSCVSCHHDEGIGPFPLIEYKDAARRSRQIAEVVEERYMPPWKPIPGHGPRMKGERRLSDAEIDLIVRWHDAGAPAGDFAALPQLPDLTSGWELGQPDLILELPEAYELKAEGADVFRNFVIPVPLGRKRYVRAFEFLPQTKLAVHHASFALTTGVAERLRDEADPEPGYESLDLGDSINPSGHIIGWTPGQVPYQVYPGTAWELDPGVDLLMQLHLLPTGKVESVKPRIGLYFTDDPPTRASYVALLREYDIDIPAGESNYEVEERVEVPVDVEALGLFPHAHYLGKDFRVFVELPNGETRWLLRIDDWDLNWQSDYSFEEPLPIPAGAELVMQLSYDNSSDNFRNPSVPPRRVGAGWGSFDEMGEVAIQLLLKDVDDLPRLEEALARYDTQRADTEIQGWYNLAVALFDQGRIAEAIEAYEECLYLDPGHAKALNNLGAIYEERGRMELSRSFYEKAIHANANQEDAYMNLARVQARDNLDAECIATLQRLLLANPLHKEGRRMLGLSYLKVGDARLAVQGLEEGMRWHGKDPVYILDLADAYAMGGSVEKAFAAVGDALALDSDFVDGHLMLMYLGYQSGELGFARRKMDYLLSLDASVRPSVDRLASSVLFPDGIIDLAMGLADVGSKGAADVLLEQAEAFARAQGNGGDAERINETRRRIGQ, from the coding sequence ATGCTTCGACCAGTTGGACTCGCTCTTTTTTGCACCGCTATCGCGTCGCTTTGCCCAGCAAGCGAAGGGGAGCCAAGCTTTGCGGAAGACATCGCTCCCATTTTGTATCGAAGTTGCGTGTCATGCCATCACGACGAGGGAATCGGTCCGTTTCCACTTATCGAATACAAGGACGCAGCACGTCGTTCGCGGCAGATTGCGGAAGTGGTGGAAGAGCGGTACATGCCGCCTTGGAAACCGATTCCGGGACACGGACCTAGGATGAAGGGGGAACGGCGGCTTAGCGATGCGGAGATCGATCTGATCGTGCGTTGGCATGATGCGGGAGCGCCGGCGGGGGATTTTGCGGCGCTGCCGCAATTGCCTGACTTGACCAGTGGTTGGGAATTGGGGCAACCGGATTTGATTTTGGAATTGCCGGAGGCCTACGAACTGAAGGCGGAGGGAGCGGACGTGTTTCGCAATTTCGTTATTCCGGTACCCCTGGGTCGGAAGCGATACGTGAGGGCGTTCGAGTTTCTGCCGCAAACGAAGCTAGCGGTGCACCACGCAAGCTTTGCCTTGACGACCGGTGTTGCGGAGCGGCTGCGTGACGAAGCCGATCCAGAACCTGGATACGAATCTTTAGACTTGGGCGACTCCATCAATCCCAGTGGACACATCATCGGCTGGACGCCCGGTCAGGTGCCGTATCAAGTGTATCCCGGGACTGCGTGGGAATTGGATCCGGGAGTAGATTTGCTGATGCAACTGCATTTGCTGCCGACCGGAAAAGTCGAATCGGTCAAGCCTCGCATCGGCCTTTACTTTACGGATGATCCACCGACTCGGGCGAGCTATGTGGCGCTCTTGCGGGAGTACGATATCGATATCCCCGCTGGCGAATCGAATTACGAGGTGGAGGAGCGCGTGGAAGTGCCAGTTGACGTGGAGGCATTGGGCCTTTTTCCGCATGCCCACTACTTGGGTAAGGACTTCCGCGTATTCGTCGAGCTTCCCAATGGCGAGACGCGTTGGTTGCTGCGCATCGACGATTGGGACTTAAATTGGCAAAGCGATTATAGCTTTGAGGAGCCCTTGCCTATCCCTGCGGGGGCGGAGCTGGTGATGCAACTGAGCTACGACAATTCCTCCGACAATTTCCGCAATCCCAGCGTTCCTCCGCGCCGGGTAGGGGCAGGATGGGGGAGCTTCGACGAGATGGGGGAGGTGGCGATCCAGCTGCTACTGAAGGATGTCGATGACCTGCCACGGTTGGAGGAGGCTCTTGCCCGCTACGATACGCAACGTGCGGACACGGAAATTCAGGGTTGGTACAACCTTGCTGTCGCCCTCTTTGATCAAGGGCGTATCGCGGAGGCGATCGAGGCTTACGAGGAATGTCTGTACTTGGATCCTGGGCACGCTAAGGCCTTGAACAATTTGGGAGCCATCTACGAAGAACGGGGGCGGATGGAGTTGAGCCGCTCGTTTTACGAGAAGGCGATCCATGCGAATGCCAACCAAGAGGATGCCTACATGAACTTGGCTCGAGTTCAGGCTCGTGACAATTTGGATGCGGAATGCATCGCGACGCTGCAACGGCTCCTGCTGGCGAATCCCCTTCACAAGGAGGGACGGCGAATGCTCGGTCTCTCGTATCTGAAAGTTGGCGACGCTCGATTGGCGGTTCAAGGCTTGGAAGAGGGGATGCGTTGGCATGGGAAGGACCCGGTTTACATCTTGGATTTGGCAGATGCGTATGCCATGGGAGGAAGCGTCGAAAAGGCTTTTGCAGCCGTTGGTGACGCGCTCGCGCTCGATTCCGACTTTGTGGACGGTCATTTGATGTTGATGTACCTTGGATACCAGTCTGGGGAGCTTGGGTTTGCCCGCCGGAAGATGGATTATCTTTTGTCCTTGGATGCGTCGGTCCGTCCCAGCGTCGATCGATTGGCCAGTTCGGTCCTTTTTCCCGATGGGATCATTGACCTGGCGATGGGCTTGGCGGATGTGGGATCGAAGGGAGCAGCGGACGTTCTTTTGGAGCAAGCTGAGGCGTTTGCTCGCGCCCAAGGGAACGGTGGCGACGCGGAACGAATAAACGAGACAAGGAGAAGGATAGGACAGTGA